In Paenacidovorax monticola, the genomic window CCATGAAAGCCGTCATCGCCGCTTATGCGCGTTCGCCATTCCACTTTGCCCGCAAGGGCCGCCTGGCCGAAGTGCGCCCCGACACGCTGGCCGCGCAGGTCGTGCAGGGCCTGCTTCAGCGCACCGATCTGGACCCGGCGCTGCTGGAAGACGTGATCCTCGGCTGTGCCTACCCGGAGGCGGCGCAGGGCAACAACCTCGCACGCATCGTGGGCCTGTTGGCCGGCCTGCCGCAGACGGTGGGCGGCATGACAGTGAACCGCTTCTGCGGCTCCTCGATGCAGGCGGTGCACATCGCAGCGGCGCAGATCGAGGCGGGCATGGGCGAGGCCTTTCTGTGCGTGGGTGTGGAGTCGATGACGATGGTGCCGCAGGGGGGCTTCAACTTCTCGCCCCACCCTGAACTGCAGGCGGGTACCGATGCCTATATCTCCATGGGGGAGACGGCGGAGAACGTGGCGCAGCGCTGGGGCGTGAGTCGCGCCGACCAGGAACTGCTGGCGCTGCAGTCCCACCACAAGGCGGCCGATGCCCGCGAGCAAGGCCGCCTGGCCGATGAGATCGTGCCCATCCGCTTGCCGCAGGGCGAGGTGGTCGACGCCGACGGCTGTATCCGCCCCGGCACCACGCTGGAGGCGTTGGCGGGGCTCAAGCCCGCCTTCCGCCCCGACGGCGTGGTCACGGCGGGCACTTCGTCGCCGCTGACCGACGGCGCCGCCGCCGTGCTGGTCACCCGCGACGACTTTGCCGAACGCCACGGCCTGCAAGTGTTGGCGCGCATCCGCAGCTTTGCGACGGTGGGCGTCGATCCGGCCGTCATGGGCATAGGCCCCATCCCGGCGACGCGCAAGGCGTTGGCGCGCGCCGGCCTCACGGCAGCCGATCTGGATGTGGTGGAGATCAACGAGGCCTTCTCATCGCAGGCGCTGGCCTGCATCCGCGATCTGGGGCTCGACATGGCCACGGTGAACATCGACGGCGGGGGCCTGGCCATTGGCCACCCCCTGGGGGCCACCGGTGCGCGCATCACCGGCAAGGCCGCCGCGCTGCTGGCGCGGCAGCGCGGGCGCTATGCCCTCGCCACACAATGTATCGGCGGCGGGCAAGGCATTGCCACGGTGCTGGAGAGGGCCTGAATCATGGGGGCACCGTCATCCATCTCGCTGGCGCTGGGTGGCCCCACGCCTTTGCGCCTGAGCGGCCGGTTGCTGGCCGTGCTCGCAGGGCTGGCCGCGCTGGGCGCGCTCTCCACCAACATCATTCTCCCGGCCCTGCCGCGCATGGCGTCTGAGTTGGGCGCGGGCCCGCACGGCGACATCAGCCTCGTGCTGTCGAGCTTCTTCCTGGCCTTTGCCGTCGGGCAGTTGTTTGTCGGACCGGTCTCGGACCGCTGGGGCCGCCGTATCCCTGTGCTGGGCGGACTGGCACTGTTCGTTGCTGGCAGTCTGCTTTGCACCTGGGCGCCCACCTTGCCGCTGCTGGTGGCAGGCCGCGTAGTCCAGGCGCTGGGGGTGTGTGCGGCCTCCGTGCTGTCGCGGGCCATTGCGCGTGACCTGTTCGAGGGCGAGGCGCTGTCGCGTACGCTGGCCTTGACGATGGTGGCCATGGCCGCCGCGCCGGGCTTCTCGCCGCTGCTGGGCAGCGCGATGGAGTATGGGCCTGGCTGGCGCGCCAGCTTTGCTCTGGTGGCGCTGCTGGGCCTGCTGCTGGCATGGGCCTATGCGGCTGCGGTGGGGGAAACGCATCCGTCCGACCGCCGCGCGGCCGCGTCGCCAGCCGAGGTATTGCGCGGCTATGCGGCCTTGGTGCGTGACATCCGCTTCATCAGCCCGGCGCTTGCCGTCAGCGTGATCATTGGTGGCCTCTATGCCTTCTTTGCGGCCACACCGGCCGTGCTCATGGGGCGCATGGGCTTGAGCGCGCTGCAACTGGGGTTGTTCTTTGCCGGCACGGTGTTCGTGGTCTTCGCCGCCGGCATGCTGGCGCCGCGCCTGGCCCATCGCTGGGGGGCCGCCAGGGTGGCGCGGGCCGGTTGCCTGGTGGCACTGACCGGAGCGCTGACCCTGCTGATGGGCGCAGAGGGGCGCAGCCTGGCGTACTTCACGGGGGCGATCGCGTTGTATCTCTTGGGCATGGGGCTGATCAACCCACTGGGCACGGCCATGGCGCTGGGGCCGTTCAGCCGGCAGGCCGGGCTGGCTTCTTCGCTGTTGGGCGCTCTGCAGATGGCATGCGCAGGCGGCATGACGGCGTTGGCCGGTCTGGCTGGACGCAGTCCTGCGATGGCGCTGGGCCAGGTGCTGGCGGCGGCCTCGGTGTTGGCGTTGGCCGCATTGCTGGTGCGCTGGCGTCAGGCGTAGGCATTTTCTTCGCTTGCATCAGCGAGTACATAGGCCGCAATGCTGCGCACCGCGCGAACGACGGCGACATCCGCCGAAAGGGATCTCTTCCAATGTGCCGGACGAGACATCGCGTGGATTGAGATGGCAAGAATCAGATTGCCGAACCTGGTGTCAGCTTGCGATAGCCGTGCCTGCGTGGGAAAACCCGGTAGCCGCCGGGGGCGCGGCATCACCTTGCACATGCCTGAGGCCCGGATGTCTCTAGGTAGCCCAGACTGTTTGGATTCGAGCAGATTGGGGGGCCAAAGTCGGCGACCACGGCCCCCCGATTTGTGGCACAGTCACTTTCGAGACTCGGCAAAATGGCTGAGACCTCGGAGGCGGGATGCGTGCAATCGCGCTGTTGTTGATTCTCTGGTCATCGCTGGCCGTCGCACAGCCAGTGCCTCCTGTTGTGCTGCTCAGCCAGAACGGGGCGATCGGGCCTGCCAATGCCGATTATCTGCAGCGCGGCTTGGACAAAGCGGTCGAGCTCAACGCACAACTCGTCGTGCTCCAGATGGATACGCCCGGCGGCCTGGATCTCTCGATGCGCGCGATCGTCAAGCGCATCCTTGCCTCGCCTGTGCCGGTCGCCAGCTTTGTGGCGCCGAATGGAGCGCGTGCAGCCAGTGCTGGCACGTACATCTTGTATGCGAGCCATGTCGCCGCCATGGCGCCAGCCACCAATCTGGGAGCGGCGACGCCCGTGGCGATAGGCTCGCAACCCGCACCGCGCGAACCCGTTGCGGTGCCGGACAAGCCGGGGAAAGACGCCGGCCGTGATTCCACCGCACCCTCGACGGCCCAGACGATGGCGCACAAGCAAACCAACGATGCCGCGGCCTACCTCCGCGGGCTCGCACAACTGCGTGGCCGCAATACGGAATGGGCCGACAAGGCCGTGCGCGAGGCGGTCAGCCTGTCCGCGCAGGAAGCGCTCGCCCTGCATGTGGTCGATGTGGTCGCGGCTGACATTCCGCAACTGCTCAAGCAGCTTGATGGCCGAAAGCTCACGGTCCTGGGCGAGGAAAGGCGGCTCACCACCGGCGCCGCCACGGTCGTCGAATACCAGCCCGACTGGCGCACCCGGCTGCTGGCTGTCATCACCAATCCAGCCATTGCCTATCTCCTGCTCATGCTCGGTTTCTATGGCCTGCTGTTCGAGCTATACAGTCCGGGGCTCATCGCACCCGGTGTCATCGGAGGCATCAGCCTGCTGCTCGCGCTGTTTGCGCTGCAGCTGCTGCCGGTGAGTTATGCCGGCCTCGCGCTGATGGCACTGGGTTTCGGCCTGCTCGTCGCGGAGCATTTCGCGCCGGGCTTCGGCCTTCTGGGGCTGGGAGGCATCGCGGCCTTTGCCCTGGGCTCGATCATGCTCATCGACACGGATGCACCCGGCTACCGCATTCCGTGGCCAGTGATTGCCGGCGTGACGGCAGCGAGTGCCGGGTTCCTGCTGGTGGTGCTGAACTTCGCGCTGCGCGCTCGCCGCCGCCCGGTGGTGAGCGGCCGCGACCAACTGCTGGGCGCTATCGGCGAAGTTCGTATCAATGCGGACGGCCGCGCCTTTGCGCGCGTCCAGGGGGAGCTGTGGGCCGTGCGCGCGGGCGTGCCGCTCGGGCAGGGCCAAAGGGTCCGGGTGATCAGCCTGGAAGGGCTGGTGCTCAGCGTTGAACCAGTCCGCGCGGAAGGAGACACAAAATGAACATCGAACTTGCTTGGCTAGGCACGGCCTTTGTGCTGCTTGTGCTGGTCTTTTTCCTGCTCAAGGCGGTGCGCATCTTCCGCGAGTATGAGCGCGGCGTTGTCTTCACTCTCGGGCGCTTCTGGCGGGTCAAGGGGCCAGGACTGGTCATCATCATCCCCATCATCCAGCAGGTGGTCCGGGTGGACTTGCGCACCGTGGTGCTGGAGGTGCCGACACAGGACGTGATCTCGCGCGACAACGTGTCGGTCAAGGTCAGTGCCGTCGTCTATCTGCGCGTCATTGATCCGCAGAAGGCGATCATTCAGGTCATTGACTACCTCAACGCCACCAGCCAGCTCGCGCAGACCATGCTGCGATCCGTGTTGGGCAAGCACCAGCTGGACGACATGCTGGCCGAGCGGGAAAAGCTGAACCTGGACATCCAGCAGGAACTGGATGCGCAAACGGACTCCTGGGGCATCAAGGTCGCCAACGTCGAGATCAAGCAGGTCGACTTGACCGAATCCATGATCCGGGCGATCGCCCGTCAGGCGGAAGCGGAGCGCGAGCGGCGCGCCAAGGTGATCCATGCCGAGGGCGAACTGCAGGCTTCCGAAAAGCTGTTCCAGGCGGCCCAGATATTGGCCCAGGAGCCGCAGGCAATCCAGCTGCGCTATCTGGAGACGCTGACCGTCATTGGCGCCGACAAGAACACGACCGTCATCTTTCCCCTCCCCATGGATTTGCTGACCCCTTTCCTGGAGCGGAAGAAGTAGGCTGAATCGGCCCCGGCTGAACTAGACACCTTCGAGCCTCAAGCCTGAGGCCCAATAGGAGGTGCCATGACAAAGCAGCCATATCCCGAAGAACTCAAGATCGAAGCGGTCAAACAGATCACGGAACGAGGCCACCGGGTGGCCGATGTATCTGCCCGGATCAGCGTGAGCCAGCACGGCCTGTACAAGTGGATCAAGGCCTATGCGGTGCCCGCACCCGAACGACAGATGCAGACGTCCCAGACCTTCCTGCGTGACCACAACCTGGTCAGCAGCATGAGCCGACGTGGCAACTGTCACACAACGCTGTGGCCGAGAGCTTCTTCCAACTGCTCAGGCGTGAACGCATGTTCTACAACTCACAGTGCCGTCATTCGGCGGTGGCAGGACTATCCCCTGTAGAGTTCGAATAGCGATACTCCCAACGGCTCAAAAGTGTCTAGGTAAGCTGGGGCGATTCATCCAGCGCCAGCAAGGGATGCGCAGCTTTGACGGGAAAGGTGACGATAAAGACCGAGTCGATCAGAGCCAAACTCCAGAGCCATGCGGATTTTCAGGGCCTGTGGAGGACGGAGCGGCTCCCGCTCCGTCTGCGGCGGGCGGTGTTGGCGATAAACAAGAATTGTTGCCATTGTGACAATCGCTTGTTGCTATCGTCTTGGGAGCAACAGGCGGCACGGCGGTGCAGCGGGCGTTCCTGTTCCCAGCGCCTGCGGCACTGGCGGGGCGTGTGGCATGGCACCCTGCGAAGGACGCATGGAAAGGTCCAACCAGCCGCCGGTGTAGACTGCTGGGTTTTGATCCGGCGATATGGCTCAGCGAACATTGCGCACGGGTTTGACCGGCTCGGCGCTCATGCGCCTGCTGGCCGGGTTGACCGACCCGCAGGTGCGGTGGAGCGAATCCCGGGCGGCCTTTGCGGACGGCCTGAGCCAATGGACTGGCTGGGCCGATGCGATTGCGCTGTCGGCGGCCCTGGACCGGCCTCTGGCCAAGTCACCCACCTCTGGCGACGAAGAACCGCTCCGCTACGAAGAAGCGTATGCGGAGTATCAGCGCGTGCGCGCGCTGCTGGCGCGGGCGATCGTGCGCGAGGCGGGGGCCGTGGGGCGTTCGCCCCTGGACGCGGGTCTGGGCTTTTCACCCTATCGCCAATGCTATGTGGCGCGGCAGCAGGCCATGGACGTGGCTATCGGCCCCCTGCGCGAGCAGGTGCGCGCCGCCCTGGCGGCGGGCACGCCGGAACTGGCGCGGCTGGCGGCCGTGGATACCGTGATGGCCCAGGTGCTGAGCAACCAGGAGCGGCGCCTGCTCGCCACCGTGCCGCTGCTGCTGGAAAAACACTTCGGGCGCCTGCGCGCGGCACTGGCCTCCGGGGCCGGTGACGGCCCTGGCTCCGAGGATGGCGCCTGGCTGGATCTGTTCCGACAAGACCTGCAGGCCGTGCTGCTGGCGGAGCTGGAACTCAGACTGCAACCGGTCGAAGGGCTTGTCGAGGCCCTTCGCCACAACGAACCCCTGCGTTCTCTTTCATGACGAAACTGCTTTCTTGGGCCGCCTTCGCGGCAGGACTCGCCGCCGTGGGTTGGGTGGGCGCGGGCTATCTGGCGTCGCATCCGCTCGCTCTGGTGATCACGCTGCTCATCGCGGCCTTCTATTTGCTGGGCGCCTTCGAGCTGCGGCGTTTCTCGCGGGCTACCCAGGCGCTGGTGGGCGCGCTGCAGACCCTGTCGCACACGCCGGACAGCGTGGACGGCTGGCTCGCACCCGTTCCGGCCGCGCTGCGCAACGCGGTGCGCCAGCGCATCGAGGGCGCGCGCACGGGCCTGCCGGGGCCGGTCCTTGCCTCGTACCTCACAGGGCTGCTGGTGCTGCTGGGCATGCTGGGCACTTTCCTGGGCATGGTGGTCACACTCGATGGCACGGGGGCCGCTCTGGCGGGGGCCGACGGGCTGTCCGCCATCCGCGATGCCTTGTCGGCGCCCGTGCGCGGCCTGGGGCTGGCCTTCGGCACCTCGGTCGCAGGCGTGGCCGCGTCCGCCATGCTGGGCCTGATGACCGCCCTGTGCCGGCGCGAACGCATCCAGGCCGTGCACCAGCTCGACGCGGCCATCGCCTCGACACTGCGGCCCTTCACGGGCCAGCACCAGCGCGAAACCTCCCTGCGCCTGCTGGAACAGCAGGCCCGCCTGATGCCCGACGTGGTCGAGCGCATCCAGGCCTGCATGGAGGCATTGGAGCGCCAGCAGCAGGCGCTGAACGAGCGCCTGGCGGCCGACCAGGCACGCTTCTACCGCGAGACCGAATCCGCCTACCAGGGGCTTGCCGCGTCGGTACGGCAGACCCTGGCCGCCAGCGTGGCCGACAGTGCAGCGCAGGCCGGCTCGGCGATCCAGCCGGCCGTCGAGGCCACGCTGGCCGGGCTGGCTCGCGAAAGCGCGCGGCTGCAGGAGGCCCTGGCACAGCAGGTGCAGCAGCAACTGGGCGGGATGTCCGCGCAGTTCGGCGATGCGACCGCGCTGGTGGCATCGCAGTGGCAGGGGGCCCTGGCCGATCACCAGCGCACCAGCGATGCCACGGTGCAGGCCCTGCGCGAGACGCTGGGCCAGTTCTCGCAGAACTTCGAGCAACGTTCATCGGCCCTGGCCGAAGGGCTGGCCGCCCGGCTGGAGCAGCAGTCCGAAGCGCTTTCGGCCCGCTGGGGCGAGGCGCTGGAGCTGCAGGCCCGCGGTAGCGAGCAAGTGGCGCAGCGGCACCAGCAGGCCCTGCATGCCGCCACCGATGGCCTGGCGCAGCATGCGGCCACGCTGCAGCAGTCCGTGGCGCAAGCCCATGCCGGCCTGCAGAACCACTTGGCCGAGCAGGATGCCCAGCGCATGGCGGCCTGGACCCAGTCACTGGAGCAGATGGCCGCCACGCTGCGCCAGGAGTGGCAGCAGGCCGGCGTGCAGGCGGCGGGCCAGTGGCAGCAATTGGGCGAGGCTCTGGTCCGCACGGCGGACGACATCGGTGTGCGTTCGCAGGCGCAGGCGGTGCAATTGCTCGAACAGATGGACCAGCGCGCGGCGCAGGACGCAGCCCGGCTCGCGGCCTGGACCGAGTCGCTGCAGGTTCTGTCGGGCACCTTGCGCGAGGAATGGCAGCAGTCCAGCGCGCACGCCACCGCGCAGCAGCAGCAACTGGGCGAGGCGCTGGCCCGCACGGCCGGCGAGATCGGCGAGCGCTCGCAGGCGCAGGCGGTACAACTGCTCGGACAGATGGAGCAGCGTGCGGCGCAGGACGAAGCCCGGCTCGCGGCCTGGACCGAGTCGCTGCAGGCCCTGTCGGGCACCTTGCGCGAGGAATGGCAGCAGTCCAGCGCGCACGCCGCCGCGCAGCAGCAGCAACTGGGCGAGGCGCTGACCCGCACGGCCGGCGAGATCGGCGAGCGCTCGCAGGCGCAGGCGGCGCAATTGCTTGAACAGATGGACCAGCGCGCGGCGCAGGACGCGGCCCGGCTCGCGGCCTGGACCGAGTCGCTGCAGGCCCTGTCGGGCACCCTGCGCGAGGAATGGCAGCAGTCCAGCGCACAGGCCGTGGCGCAGCAGCAGCAATGGAGCGAGGCGCTGACCCGTGCGGCCGGCGACATCACGCGCCAGCTGGAGGCCCAGGCGCAGGGCACCCTGGGCGAGGTGGAGCGGCTGGTGCAGGCGGCCTCCGAAGCGCCGCGCGCGGCTGCCGAGGTGATTGGCGAGTTGCGCCAGAAGCTGGCCGACAGCATGGTGCGCGACAACGCCCTGCTGGAAGAGCGGGGCCGCATTTTGGAGACCCTGTCCACGCTGCTGGATGCCGTGAACCACGCATCCGCGGAACAGCGCGGTGCCATCGACGCGCTGGTGGAGGCTTCGTCCAGCCTCATGGAGCGTGCCAGCGGCCGTTTCGCCGAGACGCTGCAGGCCCAGGTTGCCCAGATGGATGGCGTGGCTGCGCAGCTCACCAGCAGCGCGGTCGAGGTCGCGAGCCTGGGCGAAGCCTTTGGCGGCGCGGTGCAGCTCTTCGGCCAGTCCAACGAGCAACTGGTGGCCCAGCTGCAGCGCATCGAGGCGGCGCAGACCAAGTCGCTCGCGCGCAGCGATGAGCAGTTGGAGTACTACGTGGCCCAGGCGCGCGAGGTGATCGAGCTGAGCATCGGTGCGCAAAAGCAGATCATCGACGACCTGCAGCAGCTTGCCGAACAGCGCGGCACGGCCGATGCCGCGTGAGGAGGCGGGCATGAGAGGCGAGGAACTGGTGGACGGCGACCTGGAGCATTCCGCGCCTGTCTGGGCGGTCTTTGGCGACCTGATGGCCGGCGCGCTGGGCGCCTTTGCGCTCATCCTGGTGTGCGCCCTGGGCATGCAGATGGAATTGGCCGACCGTCTCAAGACCGAGCAGCAGCAGCGCGAGCAGCAGGCCAGGCGCCTCACGAGCCTGGAACAGGCACTGGCTGGCCCGCTGGCTGCGGGCCGTGTGACGCTGGTGGACGGGCGCATCGGCATCAGCGGCAGCGTGCTCTTCGCCTTCAATTCCGACGAACTGCAGCCCGAGGGGCGGCAACTGCTGCAAAGCCTGGCCGGCCCGCTGGGCAGCTACCTGCGAGCGCGCGGCGAAATCCTCATGGTGAGCGGGTTCACCGATGACCGGCAGATGCGCGGCGGCACGCGCCGCTTCACGGACAACTGGGAGCTGTCGGCGCAGCGCGCACTCACCGTGACCCGTGCGCTGATCGAGGAGGGCATCCCCTCCTCGGATGTGTTCGCGGCGGCCTTCGGGGCGGAGCAGGCCGTGGCCTCCAACGCCGATGCGGAGGGCCGCGCCCGCAACCGGCGCGTGGAGATGGCGCCCATGCCCCGCCGTCGCGCGGTGCCGCGCCCGAGCGCTCCTAGGGGCTCCGGATGGACGAACGCCCGGACGGACCGGAAGCCGCATCCGACGCCACGGCCACGCTGGCCGCATGGCGCGTGCAGGGAGCGGACCGCATCGATCCTGTGCGCTTTCTGCTCCTGGAGGCGTTGGCTCGCCGGGCCGCCGCGCAGACGGGGGAGGCGCGCAGGCTGCTTGATGCGCGGCTGGCCGCGCTGATAGATGGCTACCAGGGGGCGATGGCAGCAGCCACGGACCGTGTGGATGCTCCATCCGCGTCCGGCGTGCGGCGCGGCGCTTTGGGCGAACTGGTGGATGAACTGGCGCGCGACGCCCGGCCCGCCAGCGCGCAGGGGCCCACGCCGCCCGCCACGCTGCCCCGTGCGGGCGGCCCGCAGGAGCTGAAGGCGCTGCAGCGCTTCCATGGCACCTGGTCGCGCCTGTCTGCCGAGCAGCGGCTGCGTCAGGCCCTGGCGCATGTGCCGCCGCAGGCCGGGCCGCTCAATTCGCACCACCTGATGCACCGGGCCCTGGTGCTGATGCGCGACACTTCGCCCGCATACCTCCAGCGCTTCGTGGCCCATGTGGACACGCTGCTGTGGCTCGACCAGCTGCAGTCGGCCCTCGTGGCCGTGCCCACGCGCGCCGAGCGGCGGCGCAGGGCTGGGCGCTCCTGAATCCACCGCTGGCTGCGATACTGCGCAAGTTTGCCCATGGAGGAGGGCGCCGCCGCGTTCTCGAGGGCTGCGCCGGCTTTCCATGGGTGCTGGATTCCTACAAGAAATCTGCCTTGATGACCTATCTATCCATTGTTGTGGAGCGGCGTACCCTGCGGGGCAGGGGGGGCCTATGATCTGGCTGGATGCCGCAAGGGTTCTCTCGGTATTGGCGGTGGTTTTCCTGCACGTGGCGGGAAGTGTCGTCGTGCTGAGTGATTTCGGCTCGCCGGGGTGGTGGGCTGGCAATTTCTATGACGCCATGACCCGCTGGTGCGTGCCGGTCCTGGTGATGGTCAGTGGCGCGCTGCTTCTGGATACCGGGAAAAAGGAGAGCATTCTTGGCTTCTATCGGAAGAGAGCCTCCAGGATTCTGCTCCCCATCGCATTCTGGTCGGCCGTGTACATCGGGTGGAATCACCGGGCCGCCATCGCCGACATCAAGATGATGGATGTCGTGGCGAGCCTTGCCAGGGGGTGGCCGCATTACCATCTGTGGTTCCTCTTCATGATTGCCTGCCTGTATCTGGTGGTCCCCTTCATGCGGGTGCTGGTCGTCGGCGCAAGGCGTGGCGATCTCTGGTGGCTGGTGGCGCTGGCGTTTCTCTTTGCCGGAATCAATGAGGCGTACCGGGTGTTCCAGGGCGGGCAGGCGGGCCTTTTCACCAACTGGTTTCTTTCCTATCTGCCGTACTTCCTGTGCGGCTACCTGATAAGAACGAGCCCATGGCAGCCGCCGGTGCGCTGGCTGGTGGCCGGGTTGGCTGCGGCCGTCGCCGTGACCGCCGTGGGCTGCTTTCTGCTGGGCCGTGCCAAGGGACTGGACAAGGGCATGTACTTCTATGGGTATCTGAGCATTTCGGTGATACCCATGTCCATGGGCGTGATGCTCCTGCTCAAGCAGCTGGCGGGCTCCAGCGCGGAGGAAGGCTGGCTGAAGAGAATCGCGCCGCTGACCCTGGGGGCCTATCTGGTGCACCCCATGTTTCTGGAGGCCATCCGGGAATTCCTCTTCAAGCCGGAAAGCCAGCTTCCCCTGGTTTCCATTCCGCTTCTGTCGGTTCTCGTCTTTGGCGCATCCCTGGCGGTAGCCTTCATTTTCATGAAGCTGCCGGTTCTGAAGCGGACAATCTAGGGCCTGGGGCGGCAGAGCGCCGCGCGGGTGGTGCGCAGCGCCTGCAGGGCGGGATGCCCTGCAGCCTGCCGGCTTACTTGGTGGAGCGTGCGGCGACGATGGCCTCGGACACGTTGCGCGGAGCCTCGGCGTAGTGCTTGAACTCCATCGTGTACGTGGCGCGGCCCTGCGTCATCGAGCGCAGCGACGTGGCGTAGCCGAACATCTCCGACAGCGGCACCTCGGCCTTGATGGCCTTGCCGCCACCCACCATGTCGTCCATGCCCTGCACCATGCCGCGGCGGCTGGAGAGGTCGCCCATCACCGTGCCGGCGTAGTCTTCGGGCGTCTCCACTTCCACGGCCATCATCGGCTCCAGGATCACGGGGTTGGCCTTCTTGCAGCCTTCCTTGAAGCCAAAGATGGCGGCCATCTTGAACGCCAGTTCGTTCGAGTCCACGTCGTGGTACGAGCCGAAGTGCAGCGTGACTTTCACGTCCACCACCGGGTAGTTGGCCAGCACGCCCTGCGTCACGGCTTCGTTGATGCCCTTTTCCACCGCCGGGATGAATTCGCGCGGCACCACGCCGCCCTTGATCGCGTCGATGAATTCGATGCCCTTGCCGGGCTCGTTCGGCTCGATCTTGAGCACGACGTGGCCGTACTGGCCCTTGCCGCCCGACTGGCGCACGAACTTGCCTTCGGCTTCTTCCACCGTCTTGCGGATGGTTTCGCGGTAGGCCACCTGGGGCTTGCCCACGTTGGCTTCCACGCCGAACTCGCGCTTCATGCGGTCCACGATGATTTCCAGGTGCAGCTCGCCCATGCCACCGATGATGGTCTGGCCCGATTCTTCGTCGGTCTGCACGCGGAACGAGGGATCTTCGTTGGCCAGGCGGCCC contains:
- a CDS encoding thiolase family protein, whose amino-acid sequence is MKAVIAAYARSPFHFARKGRLAEVRPDTLAAQVVQGLLQRTDLDPALLEDVILGCAYPEAAQGNNLARIVGLLAGLPQTVGGMTVNRFCGSSMQAVHIAAAQIEAGMGEAFLCVGVESMTMVPQGGFNFSPHPELQAGTDAYISMGETAENVAQRWGVSRADQELLALQSHHKAADAREQGRLADEIVPIRLPQGEVVDADGCIRPGTTLEALAGLKPAFRPDGVVTAGTSSPLTDGAAAVLVTRDDFAERHGLQVLARIRSFATVGVDPAVMGIGPIPATRKALARAGLTAADLDVVEINEAFSSQALACIRDLGLDMATVNIDGGGLAIGHPLGATGARITGKAAALLARQRGRYALATQCIGGGQGIATVLERA
- a CDS encoding multidrug effflux MFS transporter, coding for MLAGLAALGALSTNIILPALPRMASELGAGPHGDISLVLSSFFLAFAVGQLFVGPVSDRWGRRIPVLGGLALFVAGSLLCTWAPTLPLLVAGRVVQALGVCAASVLSRAIARDLFEGEALSRTLALTMVAMAAAPGFSPLLGSAMEYGPGWRASFALVALLGLLLAWAYAAAVGETHPSDRRAAASPAEVLRGYAALVRDIRFISPALAVSVIIGGLYAFFAATPAVLMGRMGLSALQLGLFFAGTVFVVFAAGMLAPRLAHRWGAARVARAGCLVALTGALTLLMGAEGRSLAYFTGAIALYLLGMGLINPLGTAMALGPFSRQAGLASSLLGALQMACAGGMTALAGLAGRSPAMALGQVLAAASVLALAALLVRWRQA
- a CDS encoding NfeD family protein, which produces MRAIALLLILWSSLAVAQPVPPVVLLSQNGAIGPANADYLQRGLDKAVELNAQLVVLQMDTPGGLDLSMRAIVKRILASPVPVASFVAPNGARAASAGTYILYASHVAAMAPATNLGAATPVAIGSQPAPREPVAVPDKPGKDAGRDSTAPSTAQTMAHKQTNDAAAYLRGLAQLRGRNTEWADKAVREAVSLSAQEALALHVVDVVAADIPQLLKQLDGRKLTVLGEERRLTTGAATVVEYQPDWRTRLLAVITNPAIAYLLLMLGFYGLLFELYSPGLIAPGVIGGISLLLALFALQLLPVSYAGLALMALGFGLLVAEHFAPGFGLLGLGGIAAFALGSIMLIDTDAPGYRIPWPVIAGVTAASAGFLLVVLNFALRARRRPVVSGRDQLLGAIGEVRINADGRAFARVQGELWAVRAGVPLGQGQRVRVISLEGLVLSVEPVRAEGDTK
- a CDS encoding slipin family protein produces the protein MNIELAWLGTAFVLLVLVFFLLKAVRIFREYERGVVFTLGRFWRVKGPGLVIIIPIIQQVVRVDLRTVVLEVPTQDVISRDNVSVKVSAVVYLRVIDPQKAIIQVIDYLNATSQLAQTMLRSVLGKHQLDDMLAEREKLNLDIQQELDAQTDSWGIKVANVEIKQVDLTESMIRAIARQAEAERERRAKVIHAEGELQASEKLFQAAQILAQEPQAIQLRYLETLTVIGADKNTTVIFPLPMDLLTPFLERKK
- a CDS encoding DUF3348 domain-containing protein; this translates as MAQRTLRTGLTGSALMRLLAGLTDPQVRWSESRAAFADGLSQWTGWADAIALSAALDRPLAKSPTSGDEEPLRYEEAYAEYQRVRALLARAIVREAGAVGRSPLDAGLGFSPYRQCYVARQQAMDVAIGPLREQVRAALAAGTPELARLAAVDTVMAQVLSNQERRLLATVPLLLEKHFGRLRAALASGAGDGPGSEDGAWLDLFRQDLQAVLLAELELRLQPVEGLVEALRHNEPLRSLS
- a CDS encoding DUF802 domain-containing protein, with the protein product MTKLLSWAAFAAGLAAVGWVGAGYLASHPLALVITLLIAAFYLLGAFELRRFSRATQALVGALQTLSHTPDSVDGWLAPVPAALRNAVRQRIEGARTGLPGPVLASYLTGLLVLLGMLGTFLGMVVTLDGTGAALAGADGLSAIRDALSAPVRGLGLAFGTSVAGVAASAMLGLMTALCRRERIQAVHQLDAAIASTLRPFTGQHQRETSLRLLEQQARLMPDVVERIQACMEALERQQQALNERLAADQARFYRETESAYQGLAASVRQTLAASVADSAAQAGSAIQPAVEATLAGLARESARLQEALAQQVQQQLGGMSAQFGDATALVASQWQGALADHQRTSDATVQALRETLGQFSQNFEQRSSALAEGLAARLEQQSEALSARWGEALELQARGSEQVAQRHQQALHAATDGLAQHAATLQQSVAQAHAGLQNHLAEQDAQRMAAWTQSLEQMAATLRQEWQQAGVQAAGQWQQLGEALVRTADDIGVRSQAQAVQLLEQMDQRAAQDAARLAAWTESLQVLSGTLREEWQQSSAHATAQQQQLGEALARTAGEIGERSQAQAVQLLGQMEQRAAQDEARLAAWTESLQALSGTLREEWQQSSAHAAAQQQQLGEALTRTAGEIGERSQAQAAQLLEQMDQRAAQDAARLAAWTESLQALSGTLREEWQQSSAQAVAQQQQWSEALTRAAGDITRQLEAQAQGTLGEVERLVQAASEAPRAAAEVIGELRQKLADSMVRDNALLEERGRILETLSTLLDAVNHASAEQRGAIDALVEASSSLMERASGRFAETLQAQVAQMDGVAAQLTSSAVEVASLGEAFGGAVQLFGQSNEQLVAQLQRIEAAQTKSLARSDEQLEYYVAQAREVIELSIGAQKQIIDDLQQLAEQRGTADAA
- a CDS encoding DUF2894 domain-containing protein, translating into MDERPDGPEAASDATATLAAWRVQGADRIDPVRFLLLEALARRAAAQTGEARRLLDARLAALIDGYQGAMAAATDRVDAPSASGVRRGALGELVDELARDARPASAQGPTPPATLPRAGGPQELKALQRFHGTWSRLSAEQRLRQALAHVPPQAGPLNSHHLMHRALVLMRDTSPAYLQRFVAHVDTLLWLDQLQSALVAVPTRAERRRRAGRS
- a CDS encoding acyltransferase codes for the protein MIWLDAARVLSVLAVVFLHVAGSVVVLSDFGSPGWWAGNFYDAMTRWCVPVLVMVSGALLLDTGKKESILGFYRKRASRILLPIAFWSAVYIGWNHRAAIADIKMMDVVASLARGWPHYHLWFLFMIACLYLVVPFMRVLVVGARRGDLWWLVALAFLFAGINEAYRVFQGGQAGLFTNWFLSYLPYFLCGYLIRTSPWQPPVRWLVAGLAAAVAVTAVGCFLLGRAKGLDKGMYFYGYLSISVIPMSMGVMLLLKQLAGSSAEEGWLKRIAPLTLGAYLVHPMFLEAIREFLFKPESQLPLVSIPLLSVLVFGASLAVAFIFMKLPVLKRTI